One Anopheles marshallii chromosome 3, idAnoMarsDA_429_01, whole genome shotgun sequence genomic region harbors:
- the LOC128713841 gene encoding F-box/WD repeat-containing protein 5: protein MEETTDDVPMVDSSDGQMEHDRVRDSMQSNSSFSSSYSDQDADGGTYIDNSPWVFMPEPVFIKIFLQLQARDVLNAGQCCKRWYKLSKDDYIWRKYFRKEFNVDASIPLKRGAESWRAEYRRLTNNVPMVMTDVLTFHSHQVLHVSFSHNGKMFATCSKDGFVIVWNSAYPSTIRDSYDMRKLSWKYTQFSQFNQTDTLLLVSGVHFGSPHSTSGEIAVFTVQNGFKLKCRVTNRPYDIFGTWFSDQHLLSGDLSWLAHLVSSSILWLNKANQEVDSEHTPVRNQMYKFYNRNASSIRAIMIANCPWLSDPPEWKIDIGNLLRTGGTEQKSSDEEPGTSGGARRAGNPLSHYQMNQDMDSDDEDDDEEEPDDGQEQRTTEDVPYQLLVGDQADYASPIQYLEEFRQEYEESYYESSDDCLEDDEDDADEEELSEGEEDLENLCPKYLIFSTGSKTYTPHQIGFKRITRVNFPRRLDPGPSLRERIALRDRQRELQVIMAEMSPEEIRLQYILQNEDPPNEPNWANYEAVAGRFDKVDKLIDLHGHIIGMGLSPDHRYLYVNSRPWPKNCVIRNPLDPPAIAQEIDIHVIDLVSLKKVGKMLRAHKAYTPNTECFFIFLDVCDNYVASGAEDMHAYLWDRYYGVCLAKYQHADVVNSVAFNPRDNEMLVTTSDDYEIKIWRSLSKAQKLGIPTVNRASEFRKQKNNRPPPQPQQHQHGMRPFV, encoded by the exons ATGGAGGAAACCACTGACGATGTACCGATGGTCGACAGCAGCGATGGCCAGATGGAACACGATCGCGTCCGCGACAGTATGCAATCGAATAGCTCGTTTAGCTCATCGTACAGCGATCAGGATGCGGACGGCGGAACGTACATAGACAACAGTCCATGGGTGTTTATGCCCGAACCGGTGTTCATAAAAATTTTCCTGCAGCTTCAGGCTCGTGATGTTTTGAACGCTGGTCAATGTTGCAAGCGGTGGTACAAACTGTCCAAGGATGATTACATATGGCGGAAGTACTTCCGCAAAGAATTTAATGTAGATGCATCCATTCCGTTAAAAAGAG GTGCGGAATCTTGGCGTGCCGAGTACCGACGTTTGACGAATAATGTTCCGATGGTTATGACAGATGTACTGACCTTCCATTCACACCAAGTGCTACACGTTAGCTTCTCACACAAcgggaaaatgtttgccacaTGTTCTAAGGATGGGTTTGTGATT GTGTGGAATTCGGCCTATCCGTCGACGATACGGGATTCTTACGACATGCGTAAGCTTAGCTGGAAATATACTCAATTTTCTCAGTTCAATCAAACCGACACGTTGTTGCTAGTGTCTGGAGTTCATTTTGGATCGCCACACAGCACTTCCGGCGAGATTGCGGTGTTCACTGTACAAA ACGGCTTTAAGCTGAAGTGTCGGGTGACGAATCGACCCTACGACATATTTGGTACGTGGTTTAGCGATCAACATTTACTGTCCGGAGATCTTAGCTGGTTGGCGCACTTGGTCAGCTCGTCGATATTATGGCTGAATAAAGCGAATCAGGAGGTTGATTCCGAGCACACGCCTGTGCGAAATCAGATGTACAAATTCTACAACCGCAATGCCAGCTCAATACGTGCGATTATGATCGCAAACTGTCCCTGGCTGAGCGATCCACCTGAATGGAAAATAGATATTGGAAATCTTTTGCGTACCGGCGGTACCGAGCAGAAATCATCCGACGAGGAACCCGGCACAAGTGGTGGTGCTCGTCGTGCGGGGAATCCACTTTCTCATTACCAGATGAATCAGGATATGGATTCcgacgatgaggatgatgatgaggaagaACCGGATGATG GTCAGGAGCAAAGGACTACAGAGGATGTGCCGTACCAGTTGCTTGTTGGTGACCAGGCAGACTATGCCAGTCCGATTCAGTATCTGGAAGAATTTCGCCAGGAGTACGAGGAATCGTACTACGAATCATCGGACGACTGTCTGGAAGATGACGAGGACGATGCCGACGAGGAAGAGCTGTCTGAGGGAGAAGAAGATTTGGAAAATCTCTGCCCCAAGTATCTGATATTTTCTACCGGTTCAAAGACGTACACGCCGCATCAGATAGGCTTCAAGCGCATCACACGCGTGAACTTTCCGCGACGTCTCGATCCGGGACCGTCACTACGTGAGCGCATAGCGTTACGCGATCGGCAACGTGAACTACAGGTAATTATGGCCGAGATGTCACCGGAAGAAATCCGCCTGCAGTATATCTTACAGAATGAGGATCCTCCGAATGAACCGAACTGGGCGAACTATGAAGCAGTTGCCGGCCGCTTCGATAAGGTGGACAAACTGATCGATCTACACGGGCACATCATCGGGATGGGGCTAAGTCCGGACCATCGCTACCTGTACGTGAACAGCCGACCGTGGCCGAAAAATTGTGTCATTCGCAACCCGCTCGATCCGCCGGCGATCGCACAGGAGATCGACATACATGTTATAGATTTGGTGTCACTTAAGAAGGTGGGCAAGATGCTGCGTGCTCATAAGGCGTATACGCCGAATACGGagtgtttcttcatttttctgGACGTCTGTGATAATTATGTGGCCAG cGGTGCGGAAGACATGCATGCCTACCTTTGGGATCGTTATTATGGCGTATGTTTGGCAAAGTACCAGCACGCTGATGTGGTGAACAGTGTGGCCTTTAACCCACGTGACAACGAGATGCTTGTGACCACCAGTGATGACTATGAGATTAAG ATATGGCGATCACTTTCGAAAGCGCAAAAGTTGGGCATACCAACGGTGAACCGAGCGTCGGAATTtcgcaaacagaaaaacaatcgTCCTCCACCACAAccgcagcaacatcagcacgGTATGCGACCATTCGTGTAG
- the LOC128711717 gene encoding solute carrier organic anion transporter family member 74D — MKSNQLCGISCWHPAWLQRFATPRSFIMVYGFLGTVQAMAYIYFVITLTTLEKRFKIPSSTTGIILSGNEISQILLSLILSYVGGHRNRPRWIAWGVVFCALSCFILALPHFIYGAGDEALQLTKEYIREREEDEARIRSHQNYTIMVKSTNRLCLDASSPKECLETISVVPLILIFLSQFVLGIGNTLYYSLGQTYLDDNTKKTNTPLMLAYASSLRTFGPVVGFALGYFALKIYIDPTKTPIIDSSDPRWLGAWWLGWILLGVAMIIFAFLIGMFPKEIPKKTKSGESNKMRPHSTVPVILMNDAEAFGKEKESLSKRQQRTVSENASEFAESIVEFPQLKDFPLALMRLLKNKLLMFNILSGIFYILGSSGYITFLSKYIEVQFHKSTANATVITGPITLFGMVAGFLISGIVISKKKPSPKKLLFWNVIVGAGYIAGQISYLFLTCPDGTMPLVKGRLNLTTDCNSHCHCDGIPYSPICQEETGITFFSACHAGCDRWHMTEKYYDSCSCQNENYSPITKLPWARSTTTQYTRTTNPYDSNANTPGANQQTTTQSWTTSTTIGTSSSTIELPDATTPNLGADTIKLLAGNEPVVNYTLSHDELKEDPNPNHTDGPDERSETAGKTDEVEDEESTLPPVKTEDSSEDATAPPVEHSRRRKRAVDEQQYTTTTSSPPDSILYTAKLIPGACVKGCAMGFYLFSIISSIINCLGASGRIGNLLVNYRCVSKQDKSFTQGLILMMISLFALIPGPIIYGRIIDSTCLVWTEECGKRGNCQLYDQKLFRYYINITALCLTSVGVFFDGLVWWYGKTLDLYGERELAEQQQRQLQQQQQNNKVHPEPISNHAFKHDT, encoded by the exons ATGAAGTCCAACCAGCTTTGCGGTATATCCTGCTGGCATCCGGCCTGGCTGCAGCGGTTCGCCACGCCTCGTTCGTTTATTATGGTGTACGGGTTTCTCGGGACCGTGCAAGCGATGGCGTACATCTACTTCGTCATCACGCTTACCACGCTGGAGAAACGGTTCAAAATACCTTCCTCAACCACCG GTATCATTCTGAGTGGCAACGAAATATCTCAGATCCTGCTATCTCTCATACTGTCGTACGTCGGCGGCCATCGGAACCGGCCACGGTGGATTGCCTGGGGTGTGGTGTTTTGTGCCCTGTCCTGTTTCATTCTCGCTCTGCCACACTTCATCTACGGTGCCGGCGATGAGGCACTGCAACTCACCAAGGAGTACATCCGCGAACGGGAGGAAGACGAGGCGCGCATACGATCGCACCAAAACTACACGATCATGGTGAAGAGCACTAACCGGCTGTGTTTGGATGCGTCGTCACCAAAGGAATGCCTCGAAACAATATCGGTCGTCCCGCTGATACTGATCTTCCTGTCCCAGTTCGTGCTTGGTATCGGCAACACACTCTACTATTCGCTTGGCCAAACGTACTTGGACGATAACACGAAGAAGACCAACACCCCGCTCATGCTGGCGTATGCGTCCTCTCTGCGCACCTTCGGACCGGTCGTTGGATTTGCACTCG gATACTTCGCACTTAAGATCTACATTGATCCCACCAAGACACCGATTATCGATAGCTCCGATCCACGCTggttgggtgcatggtggttGGGCTGGATACTGCTCGGTGTTGCTATGATCATCTTCGCCTTTCTTATCGGTATGTTTCCAAAGGAGATACCGAAAAAGACCAAATCGGGGGAATCCAACAAAATGCGACCACATTCCACCGTGCCGGTCATTTTGATGAACGATGCGGAAGCGTTCGGCAAGGAGAAAGAAAGTCTTAGCAAACGGCAACAGCGCACAGTGTCGGAAAATGCATCCGAGTTTGCCGAAAGCATTGTGGAGTTCCCGCAACTGAAAG ACTTTCCTCTAGCGCTGATGCGACTTCTGAAGAACAAGCTGCTCATGTTCAACATACTTTCCGGCATATTCTATATTCTCGGCTCTAGCGGTTACATCACGTTCCTGAGCAAGTACATCGAGGTGCAGTTCCATAAATCCACCGCTAACGCGACTGTAATAACCGGTCCAATAACGCTCTTCGGTATGGTGGCCGGATTTTTGATATCCGGCATTGTGATATCGAAGAAAAAGCCTTCGCCAAAAAAGCTACTCTTCTGGAACGTGATCGTCGGTGCGGGATATATCGCTGGACAGATATCCTACCTTTTCCTCACCTGTCCCGACGGTACCATGCCGCTGGTGAAGGGCCGGTTAAATCTGACGACGGACTGTAACAGCCACTGCCACTGCGACGGGATCCCTTACAGCCCGATCTGTCAGGAAGAAACGGGCATTACATTCTTTTCCGCCTGCCATGCTGGTTGCGATAGGTGGCACATGACCGAAAAGTATTACGACAGTTGTTCCTGCCAGAATGAAAACTACTCCCCAATCACAAAACTTCCCTGGGCCCGTTCGACAACTACGCAATATACACGGACAACTAACCCTTATGATTCAAATGCCAATACACCGGGAGCGAATCAACAAACCACTACGCAGAGTTGGACAACTTCAACCACTATCGGTACGAGTTCGTCAACGATCGAACTTCCCGATGCAACGACACCTAACTTAGGAGCAGATACAATCAAATTACTTGCTGGAAATGAACCAGTGGTCAACTATACTCTCTCGCACGACGAACTGAAGGAGGATCCCAATCCCAATCATACAGACGGTCCCGATGAACGGTCGGAAACTGCCGGAAAGACAGACGAAGTGGAGGATGAAGAGAGTACTTTGCCTCCTGTGAAGACAGAAGATAGCTCTGAGGATGCTACAGCACCACCTGTCGAACACtccagaagaagaaaacgagcGGTAGACGAACAACAATATACAACGACGACTTCAAGCCCACCGGACAGCATACTGTACACGGCGAAACTGATACCTGGAGCTTGTGTAAAAGGCTGTGCAATGGGATTCTATCTCTTCTCCATCATCTCCAGCATCATCAACTGTTTGGGTGCCTCGGGACGAATCGGCAATCTACTCGTTAACTATCG ATGCGTCTCGAAGCAGGACAAATCCTTCACCCAAGGTTTGATACTGATGATGATCAGTCTGTTCGCGTTGATTCCCGGTCCAATCATTTACGGCAGAATCATCGACAGTACGTGTTTGGTGTGGACGGAGGAGTGCGGCAAACGTGGCAACTGTCAACTGTACGATCAGAAGCTTTTTCGATATTACATCAACATAACAGCGCTAT GCCTTACATCAGTTGGAGTATTCTTCGACGGTTTGGTATGGTGGTACGGCAAAACGTTAGACCTGTACGGGGAACGTGAACTagcggagcagcagcagcggcaactgcagcaacagcaacagaacaACAAAGTTCACCCAGAACCAATCAGTAATCATGCGTTTAAACATGATACGTGA
- the LOC128714257 gene encoding solute carrier organic anion transporter family member 4C1, translating to MMRQESLLSNYERQPRIEANRNNIKQDSIDCGVTACSCCNGPGCIRLGTATTFVICLSLVAFVSGGIESYFRLAAHQAASELSFDPIVLDWLLVIAGVAQGLFALLVSYWGNRFHRVSWLGGIFMLQALSLIVIIIPTLTHNSEESNTIDALNMDKTCTLEQSARLVLDRPYAITTLVLMFIAQILIGLANVAIYALGISYVDDNVRTHHSPGLIGCVIAARIWGAQLGLAIGLAVGATTLGWWLGWAIIGPLTFLVGFIISLFPKRLLATMVRQAANDIVETATNNSMQSIATADKWLADISLWSTVRRVFSNKVLVCNVLALVFIKTGIVNFHSHEQSYLQSRFFLPTSHADGINDEWASRLITNLIRPFAAAVGVIVAALVIASANPSARKLAGWNIVVGVLATGLFIANIFISCGEEQIAGAYRGRKLIKPFCASNCVCEENVPFTPVCPIDSRFTYFSPCHAGCQDREEINSIVIYRNCSCGVDVDIVLENSGDATEGACGIDDCQPYWIVFQVLTVIVAMLLASGLTGKVIISLRSVLTQDKAMALAVELTLVGLVVYLPGTAIYQVVATHTCQFWSSNERQCFLHETPTFGNIINMITAALIIIGLIFEMAVFYFVKDMALYGEDEVKLLRNPIEMRFISPARTQTTAEIMPLNNINPTADTVDRSTTSETIVQSETLIADDGVPSVQTIQNTQPSYPTVRSISPLAASSATYAQVMRQLPKRENSSEIDEQLDFRSATSLPRGQTDSDDESDYRSSLVGRLQQQPPGPRGDPGVRRDYARDGLFSPRATSPESPEAGSSGIAFQSRNISGRPMSPETNF from the exons ATGATGCGCCAAGAATCGTTGCTAAGCAACTACGAACGACAGCCTCGCATAGAGGCGAACCGAAACAACATCAAGCAAG attcgaTCGACTGCGGCGTGACGGCATGCAGCTGTTGTAATGGGCCAGGTTGTATACGATTGGGCACTGCTACCACCTTCGTGATATGTTTGTCGTTGGTGGCTTTCGTTAGCGGTGGCATCGAAAGCTACTTCCGGCTGGCGGCACATCAGGCCGCCAGCGAGCTCAGCTTCGATCCGATCGTCCTGGACTGGTTGCTGGTAATTGCTGGTGTTGCGCAGGGCCTGTTTGCGTTGCTGGTGAGCTATTGGGGCAATCGCTTCCATCGGGTATCATGGCTGGGAGGAATATTTATGCTGCAAGCACTCAGTCTGATCGTGATTATAATACCGACGCTGACGCACAA CTCGGAAGAAAGCAACACAATCGATGCTCTCAACATGGACAAAACGTGCACGCTTGAGCAATCGGCAAGGTTGGTTTTGGATCGGCCGTATGCCATTACAACGCTGGTGTTAATGTTTATCGCACAGATATTGATTGGCCTCGCGAATGTTGCCATCTACGCCCTGGGCATCAGCTATGTTGACGATAACGTGCGAACACATCACAGCCCTGGTTTGATCG GATGCGTCATAGCGGCTCGCATTTGGGGCGCCCAGCTAGGACTTGCGATCGGTTTAGCGGTCGGAGCTACCACCCTCGGCTGGTGGCTCGGATGGGCCATCATAGGGCCGCTAACGTTCCTGGTGGGTTTCATCATCTCGCTGTTTCCCAAACGATTGCTCGCCACGATGGTTCGCCAAGCCGCGAACGATATCGTTGAAACGGCCACCAACAACAGCATGCAGTCGATTGCCACCGCCGACAAATGGCTTGCTGACATTTCGCTCTGGTCCACGGTTAGGCGCGTCTTTTCCAACAAAGTGCTGGTCTGCAACGTGCTAGCGCTGGTATTTATCAAGACCGGCATAGTAAACTTCCATTCGCACGAGCAATCGTATCTTCAGTCGCGGTTCTTTCTGCCGACATCGCACGCTGACGGTATCAACGATGAGTGGGCCTCGCGATTGATTACCAACCTGATACGACCATTCGCGGCTGCTGTGGGTGTGATTGTGGCGGCACTCGTCATCGCAAGCGCAAATCCTTCGGCCAG GAAGCTAGCTGGATGGAACATTGTCGTAGGAGTATTGGCTACCGGATTATTTATAG caaacatttttatatcCTGCGGCGAGGAACAAATAGCTGGTGCTTATCGGGGCCGAAAGTTGATCAAGCCGTTCTGTGCGTCGAATTGTGTTTGTGAGGAAAATGTACCTTTTACACCGGTCTGTCCTATCGATAGTCGTTTCACGTACTTTTCACCGTGCCATGCTGGTTGCCAGGACCGGGAAGAAATTAACAGTATCGTCATCTACCGAAACTGTTCATGCGGCGTTGATGTGGATATTGTGCTGGAGAATAGCGGCGATGCAACCGAGGGTGCCTGCGGGATCGACGACTGCCAACCGTATTGGATCGTGTTTCAGGTGTTGACGGTGATTGTGGCAATGCTACTTGCCTCGGGCTTGACGGGTAAGGTGATCATCAGCTTGCGCTCGGTGCTGACGCAAGACAAGGCGATGGCGCTAGCGGTGGAGTTGACATTGGTGGGACTGGTGGTGTATCTACCTGGGACAGCCATCTATCAGGTGGTGGCAA CACACACTTGTCAGTTTTGGTCCTCAAACGAACGACAGTGCTTCTTACACGAGACGCCAACGTTTGGAAATATTATCAACATGATTACAGCCGCACTGATCATAATAGGGCTAATCTTCGAGATGGCGGTGTTCTATTTTGTTAAGGATATGGCTTTGTACGGTGAAGACGAAGTTAAACTACTCCG CAATCCGATCGAGATGCGTTTCATATCACCAGCGAGAACACAAACCACGGCGGAAATCATGCCCCTGAATAATATTAATCCTACTGCAGACACGGTGGACCGTTCGACGACTTCCGAAACGATCGTGCAATCGGAAACGTTGATTGCCGATGACGGTGTACCATCGGTGCAAACAATACAGAACACTCAACCTTCTTATCCAACGGTTCGGTCCATTTCACCACTTGCAGCAAGCTCCGCTACGTATGCTCAGGTGATGCGGCAGCTCCCGAAAAGGGAGAACTCTAGCGAAATCGATGAACAGCTCGACTTCCGGTCAGCGACTAGTTTGCCTCGTGGCCAAACCGATAGCGACGATGAAAGCGATTATCGCTCCTCGCTGGTAGGACGCCTGCAGCAACAGCCACCTGGTCCGAGAGGTGACCCTGGAGTTCGTCGTGATTATGCTCGTGACGGCCTTTTCTCTCCTCGGGCTACTTCACCAGAAAGTCCGGAGGCGGGAAGCAGTGGGATCGCTTTCCAGTCACGAAATATTTCCGGTCGGCCGATGAGTCCGGAAACTAATTTTTAA